One stretch of Roseovarius mucosus DNA includes these proteins:
- a CDS encoding hemolysin family protein — MGESIDGSSMAAQSAQPDDDKETEESGGFFRRILGVFSTTDEAEAAEDEHPAQANGVPGMGNLRHMAVEDVAIPKADIVSVPNSISKEDLVHVFRDSGMSRLPVYEGTLDSPIGMLHLKDFALKHGFNGETEEFKLEDMLRPLLFVPPSMPIGVLLQKMQAERRHMALVIDEYGGVDGLVTIEDLIEQVVGEIEDEHDIDEDHYWTQEKPGCYVALAKTPLEDFEAEIGMSLTEADEVDEEEIDTLGGLVFMLLGRVPVRGEVIEHPAGPVIEVMEADPRRIKRVRVRLPEAKNA, encoded by the coding sequence ATGGGCGAGAGTATCGACGGATCGTCTATGGCAGCGCAGAGCGCGCAGCCTGACGATGACAAGGAAACAGAGGAATCAGGCGGGTTTTTTCGCCGGATCCTTGGGGTTTTTTCCACGACTGATGAGGCCGAAGCGGCTGAGGATGAGCATCCGGCGCAAGCCAACGGCGTGCCGGGCATGGGCAATCTGCGGCATATGGCGGTCGAGGATGTGGCCATTCCAAAGGCCGATATCGTGTCGGTGCCCAATTCGATTTCCAAAGAAGACCTTGTGCATGTGTTTCGTGACAGCGGCATGTCGCGTCTTCCGGTCTATGAGGGAACCTTGGATTCGCCCATCGGCATGCTGCATCTCAAGGATTTTGCGCTGAAGCATGGGTTCAACGGCGAGACTGAGGAATTCAAGCTCGAAGATATGCTGCGCCCGCTGCTTTTTGTGCCGCCGTCAATGCCGATTGGTGTGCTTTTGCAGAAAATGCAGGCCGAGCGGCGGCATATGGCGCTGGTGATCGACGAATATGGCGGGGTGGACGGACTTGTGACCATCGAGGACCTGATCGAACAGGTGGTGGGCGAGATCGAGGATGAGCACGACATCGACGAAGATCATTACTGGACGCAGGAAAAACCCGGCTGCTACGTGGCCCTTGCCAAGACCCCGCTTGAGGATTTCGAGGCCGAGATTGGGATGTCTCTGACCGAGGCGGACGAAGTCGATGAGGAAGAAATCGACACGCTGGGTGGTTTGGTCTTTATGTTGCTTGGCCGGGTGCCGGTGCGTGGCGAGGTGATCGAGCATCCCGCCGGGCCGGTGATCGAGGTGATGGAGGCCGACCCGCGGCGCATCAAACGCGTGCGCGTGCGTCTGCCCGAGGCAAAGAATGCCTGA
- the ybeY gene encoding rRNA maturation RNase YbeY, producing the protein MLCDVVIEDDRWQAAALGDLAERAARATLEHLAMDPEDWEISILACDDARIAVLNEDFRDKPQPTNVLSWPSEERAAEVPGVRPAPPMPSPDPELGDIAIAWDTCVREAAEGEKPLADHVTHLIVHAVLHLLGYDHVRDQDATLMETTEVEILGKLGVSDPY; encoded by the coding sequence ATGCTGTGCGATGTGGTGATCGAGGACGACCGCTGGCAGGCGGCGGCGCTGGGGGATTTGGCCGAACGCGCCGCAAGAGCCACGCTGGAGCATCTGGCGATGGACCCCGAGGATTGGGAAATCAGCATTCTGGCCTGTGATGATGCGCGGATTGCAGTGCTGAACGAGGATTTCCGCGACAAGCCGCAGCCGACCAATGTGCTGAGTTGGCCCAGCGAAGAGAGGGCGGCGGAGGTGCCGGGGGTACGCCCTGCGCCCCCCATGCCTAGCCCCGATCCGGAGCTGGGGGATATTGCGATTGCCTGGGACACCTGTGTGCGTGAGGCGGCAGAGGGCGAAAAACCGCTGGCGGACCATGTGACGCATCTGATCGTTCATGCGGTGTTACATTTACTAGGCTATGATCACGTGCGTGACCAAGATGCCACTCTCATGGAAACAACTGAGGTGGAGATACTTGGCAAACTTGGGGTCAGTGACCCATATTAA